A window of Exiguobacterium sp. Helios genomic DNA:
ATGGTCCTCAAAACTCAGTTCAACCCGATTTTGATAATAATCTAAAAACGTAATCACGTGCGTGCACCTCATTTCTTCTTCTCTCTTCACTTTACCTGTTTCGAAAGCATTCTAAAAGTGAAAGTGCGTAGGAATTTGCCAGAATGACAAAAAAAGACATCCCTCTGAATCGAGAGATGTCCGGCTTCTTATTTCAAGCGAGCTTCAAGCTCTGCTTTTTCTGCTTCAAATCCAGGTTTACCAAGCAAGGCAAACATGTTTTTCTTGTACGCTTCCACACCCGGCTGATCGAATGGGTTGACACCAAGCAGGTATCCACTCATTGCACATGCCTTTTCAAAGAAGTAGAACAAGAATCCGAGATGATACGGTGTCATCTCCGGCAACTCAACTGTCAGGTTCGGAACTTGTCCATCTGTGTGGGCAAGCAACGTTCCTTCTGCTGCCTTGTCGTTGACGAATTGAATCGACTTGCCTTCAAGGAAGTTTAAGCCGTCCAAATCCTGTGCATCTTTTTCAATCGTCAAGGTATGACGCGCTTGTCCGACTTTGATGACCGTTTCGAACAAATCACGACGTCCTTCTTGAACGTATTGTCCCATCGAGTGAAGATCCGTTGAGAAGTCGACTGCTGCCGGGAAGATCCCTTTAAAGTCTTTTCCTTCTGACTCTCCGTACAACTGTTTCCACCACTCCGACACATAGTGTAAAGCAGGTTCATAGTTGACGAGCAACTCGATTGTTTTTCCTTTCGCATATAATGCGTTTCGAACGACCGCGTACTGGTACGCTTCGTTTTCCGCCAAGTTCTCATTTGAGAACTGAACTTGCGCATCACGCGCACCTGCCATCAAGTCTTCAATCGAAATGCCGGCAGCTGCAATCGGTAATAAACCAACCGGTGTCAAGACAGAGAAACGACCGCCAACGTCATCCGGAATCACAAACGTCTGGTATCCTTCCGAGTCAGCAAGTGTCTTCAGGGCACCACGTGCTTTATCCGTCGTCGCATAAATCCGGTCCTTCGCTCCGGCTTTACCGTACTTGTCTTCCATAAATGTTTTCAGGAGACGGAATGAAATCGCTGGTTCCGTCGTTGTCCCTGATTTTGAGATGATGTTGACCGAAACATCTTTTCCTTCAAGTACTTGGAACAAATCGTGTAAGTACGTCGAAGAAATGTTATGTCCGGCATAAATGATTTGCGGTGCTTTCCGCTCGTCTTTTGACAGTAAGTTGTGGAACGAATGACCGAGCATCTCAATTGCAGCACGTGCTCCGAGATACGATCCGCCGATCCCGACGACTAACAAGACATCTGAATCCGACTTGATTTTTTCAGCCGCCGCCTGAATTTTTTCAAATTCCGCTTTGTCATAGTTTGTCGGTAAATCGACCCATCCTAAGAAATCGCTGCCGGCACCTGTGCCGTTGTGGATTGCTCCGTGTAATGTTTTTACCGTATCCGCCATATAGTCCACTTCATGTTGTCCTACGAATTGTAGGGCCTTCGAATAATCAAAACGTACCGTTGTCATTCACTCGTCCTCCTTATTCATTCGCAAACAAATGCGACCTTCCTTTTCATTAAAACGCAAGAAGGAAGGTCGTTCAAGTCTTTTGTGAAAAGATTAGCAAATGTTATGACGCTTACAAAGCAGCTGTTACGATTTGACGAACATCTTCGTTGCCAAGTGATTTGAAGTTACCAAAGTCTCCACGTGTCATCGCTGACTTCACGATTGAATCGACCGTTTCTTCTTTGATGTCATAATCCGCAAGGCGGTTTGGTGCACCAAGTGATGTCCAGAATGCACTGATTGCATCGATTGTAGCGTGTGCTGCTTCCATTTCTGATTTACCTGTCGTATCGACATCAAAGACGTTTTCACCGAGCGTAACGAAACGGTGTGCGTTTGACTCATCAAGAACATGACGCATCCAGTTCGGGAAGAGAATCGCCAGACCGCCTGCATGCGGGATGTCGTGAACCGCTGAGACCGCGTGCTCAATGTTGTGTGACGCCCAGTCGCCGCGTGCACCCATTTGAAGAACACCGTTGAGTGCCATCGTACCGGCAAACAGGATCGTACCGCGGAGTTCAACGTTTTCAAGATCGTTGACAAGTTTCGGTGCAGCTTCAACGACTGCTTTCATGACACCTTCCGTCATCCGCTCTTGAACCGGTGCATGCGCCGTGTGGAAATATTGCTCGAGGCAATGACTCATCATGTCGACGATTCCGTAAATCGTTTGATCTTTCGGAACGCTGACAGTGTACTTTGGATCAAGGATTGAGAATGTCGGGAACGTCAACGGGCTGCCCCAACCGTATTTCTCTTGTGTCTTCCAGTTCGTGATAACAGAACCTGAGTTCATTTCTGAACCTGTCGCAGCGAGCGTCAAGACTGTTCCAAACGGGATCACTGTTTCAGGTGTCGCTTTACCGATGACGAGATCCCATGCTTCACCCTCGTAAGGGATACCTGCAGCGATTAATTTCGTGCAGTCGATGACAGAACCGCCACCAAGAGCGAGCAATGCGTCAACGCCAGCTTCACGTGCGATTTTAATACCGCGTTCTGCTGTCTCGATGCGTGGATTTGGTTCGACGCCGTCGCATTCGACGTATTCGATTCCTGCCGCATTGAGTTCGCGCGTGACGTCATCATAGACACCATTACGTTTGATACTGCCGCCGCCAAATACGAGCATGACTTTTTTAGCATCTAAAGCTTTCAATTCGTCTTTGATTTTGTTGACTTGACCGTCACCAAAAATAAGTTTCGTTGGATTACGATATTCGAAGTTTTCCATTGTGTGTTGCCCCCTTGATAAGTAATGAACACCTTACATTATCCACACATTCCCCTTTTGCATCTATTTTAATGCTTATAACGCAAAAAAAGAGAACCGACCGATGTCGATTCCCTTTCAAAATCTTATTTTTGGAAGTTTGATTTTTCAATCCATTCTTCCAATTTGCCTTTTAACACGTTGAAGCCAGGAGCTTCTTCTTGTTTGAAAGCAGGACCTGCATCGCGACGGCCAGTGTTTTTGCGTGGGCCTTTAGCGCGTGCTTCGCGTTTTGGAGCTTCCTGTGTTGCTTTGATCGAAAGCTTCATTTTTTTGTTAGCTTCGTCGATGTCGAGAACTTTAACAGTTACTTCATCGCCAACTTTTACGTAATCGTTGATGTCTTTTACGTAATCGTGTGAGATTTCTGAGATGTGGACGAGACCTTGTGTTTGCTCGTCAAGTGCTACGAAAGCACCGAAGTTTTGAATACCAGTTACTTTACCAGTAACGACTTGGTCTTTTTCAAAGTTTGCCATAGTTTATACACTCCCTAACTAAATTCATCAACTTATAATAACATACTTTTTACGGATGGTAAAAAATATTTTTCAAATTGTTTATTTTTTATTTTACCAGGGAACAAATTAGTAGCAAGACTTCAAGTATTCCCCCTGATTCTGCCGGACTTTTCGAGTCCGGCCCTTTTTTTGTTTCAACTTACTTTTTCACGCAAAAAGGACAGGTCCGGTCTGCCCGCTTTCCGCGGACAAGCCATCATGCCGCTTCAGATGCAATGCATCTTCCAGGGTCAGGATTGACTTGTATTTCCGCAGGAGTCGAGCATGACCTCACCTGTCCTAGCGTAAAGGAAATTTCACGGTGAAGCAATCAAAAAATAAAGATTCGGGAATGGCTTACAAATCGTCAAATCCGTTTGCATCCGTCACTTTCGCATATGACCGTGATTTTTGCTCGAAGAAATCGGATTTCGTCGCATTCATCGAGTCGTCGGAATACGCCCGGATCCATGGCATGACGTCTTCATCATGTCCTTCATACAGATCGTCGAGCCCGATGACACGGAGACGTTTGTTGGCGAGGTATTTGACATAGTCACGCATCTCGCTGACATCAAGTCCGTCCAAGTCACGTAACACGTATTCACTCCACTCGATTTCGAGATCAACAGCACGCTCGAATGTGGCATAGACGAACTTCGTGAATGAACCGTCGGCATCGATTTGCGGATGTTCTGTCAAGACGGCACGTAACAGCTGACTGATGAAGTACGAGTGTTGCAACTCGTCGCGTTGGATATAACTGATCATCGTCGACGTTCCGACCATTTTCTGATGGCGCGCCAGGTTATAAAAGAACGCAAATCCGGAGTAGAAGTTGATTCCTTCAAGAACGATTGAGGCGACGAGTGATTTCGCAAAGTTTTCCGGTGTCCGGTCGTTTTGGAAATCTTCATACAGATCCAGAATAAAAGCATTCCGCTTCATGACCATGTCATCATCTTTGGCGATGTCGAAGATCCGGTTTTGTTCTGACAACGGTACGAGACTCGACAGCACGTAGCTGTACGATTGGTTATGCACGACTTCCTGTTGGGCCACAATCGCGAGGATCGCATGAATCGAGGCGTCTGACGTAAACATTGCCGACTCCAGGATATAGCGGGTCTGGACAGAGTCAAGAATCGATAACAGACCGATGATCCGCTTAAACGCATCCTGTTCCCGCTCGCTCAATTGATTCCACTGTTGCATGTCTTTTGACATCGAAATTTCGTCCGGAATCCAGAAGTTCGATAACAGTTGTTTATAGATCGAATAAAACTGCGGATATGCGATGTCGTTCCAGTTGACGATCGAGCTTGTCTCGCCACCGATGATCGCTGTCGCACGATTTGGATGACGGGCATCAAGCAGTTTGATTTTTTGTAGTTGTTCCATGTTGTTCGGCTCCCTCTTGCTGTAATTGCAGTAGTGTTCGGCGTGTCCACTCTTTGACCGTGTGCGGCCGGTTTCGCGGCGATTGTTCGATTTTGAGTAATTCACCTGCGAGCGGTACCCCGAACTTCGCGAGATGATACGCCATCTCATCGACGGCGCGGCAATATTTGACAAACATTTTATCACCCGTCCCAAAGACAGCCGCCTGCGGAATCGCGTGCGGACTTTCCTTTAAGACCAGCTTCAGACAATCCCGCATCTCATCCGGCAATTGTCCGTCTCCCCAGGTGTACGAACCAAAATAGACGATATCATAAGGGACCAGCTGATACGTCGTCACATCATCGGCAAAGATCATCGTCGGTTCGACCTGCATTTCGGAACATGCTTTTGCAATCAGTTCCGCAACCTCCTCTGTATTTCCGCTCATTGACGCATATACGATTGCTGCCTTCATGATATCGTCCTCCTTCTCTTATGATGAACACGACTCACATTCATCGATTTCGACGGTCGTCGAACGTGTGTAGTAAATCGTCTTCATCCCCAGCTGCCATGCCTCCATGTGCATCTCGAGTAACTCTTTTGCTTTGACACTGTTTTTGACGTAGAGATTAAAGCTGATTGCTTGGTCAATATGACGTTGGCGTGAGGCATTTTGACGGATGCTCCAAAGCTGATCAATCTCAAACGCTGATTTATAGAACCAGTTCGTTTCCGGTGTCAAATCGGGCACTGTGACTGGAATCTTGTAGTTTTTCTTCTCTTCCGCATAAACCTTCTTGTAAATCGGATCGATCGAAGCCGTACTTCCGGCGATGATTGCCGTCGACGAGTTCGGGGCGACTGCCATCAGATAGGCATTTCGCATACCGTGTTCTGTGATGTCGGCTTGCAGACGATCCCAGTTCAGTTCAGCCGTTGTTTTGTAGTGACGGCGGGCGATGTATTCCCCTGTCTGCCATTCCGATCCTTCAAAGAGACGGTAAGCGCCTTTTTCTTTCGCCAGTTGCATCGACGCATCAATCGTCAAGTACGCAATTTTTTCGTAAAGACGATCGGCATACTGAACAGCCTCGACCGACTCCCAGCGGATGCCTTCGAGAGCGAGCAGATGATGCCAGCCGAATGTTCCGAGACCGACGGCGCGGTATTTTTGATTCGTAATCTGTGCTTGCGGCACGTCAATCGTATTTAAATCGATGACGTTATCAAGCATCCGCATTTGAATCGGAATCAACCGTTCCAATACATTTTCACGGACAGCACGCGCAAGCGCAATCGAAGATAAGTTACAAACAACGAAATCGCCCGGTGTTTTCGTGATGATGATTTTGCCGTCTTCCGTGTACTCTTCTGTGACAGTCGTCGGGCTCATGTTTTGCATGATTTCCGAACAGAGGTTAGACGAATAAATCATTCCCGCATGTTTGTTCGGGTTGGCACGGTTTACTGCATCACGGAAGAACATGTACGGTGTGCCTGTTTCGAGCTGCGAACGCATATAGCGTTTGACGAGATCAATCGCCGGTACTTTCGTCCGGCTCAGACGCGGTTCATTGACACACGCTGTGTATTTCTCCGTGAAGCTGCCGCCTTGTTCCGTTTCATCAAACGAATCTTCCAGGCTGAAGCCCATCACCGTCCGAATTTCGTGCGGGTCGAACAAGTACCAGTCACCGCGCGCTTCGACCGTCCGCATGAAATGGTCCGGTAAGCTGACGCCTGTGAACAAGTCATGTGTCCGCAACCGTTCGTCCCCGTTGTTCAATTTCGCATCGAGGAACTCAAGAATATCTTTATGCCAAATATCGAGATAAACGGCGATTGAACCTTGGCGCATACCGAGCTGATCGACGCTGACCGCTGTGTTGTTCAACTGTTTCATCCACGGAATGACACCGCTTGAAACTCCTTTAAATCCTTTAATGTCTGACCCGCGTGAACGGATTTTCCCCATGTAGACACCGATTCCGCCGCCGCCTTTTGACAGTGTCGCAACATCGGTATTCGAATCATAGATACCCCGCAACGAATCATCGACTGTATCGATGAAGCATGATGACAGTTGTCCGTATGATTTACCGGCATTCGATAAAGTCGGTGTCGCAACAGTCATGTAGAGATTCGAAAGTGCCCAGTAAGACTCTTTGACGAGCTCGATCCGGCGGTCTTTTGGTTCTGTCTGCATGAGTGTCATCGCGATGATCATAAAACGTTCCTGCGGCAATTCGTATAATTTCTTGACGTGGTCGCGCGCTAAGTAACGGTCGGATAATGTCCGGAGTCCGATATACGTGAACAGATGATCACGTGACGGGTCAATCGATGCCGCAAGTTCCTCGACTTCTTCTTTCGAATACGTCTCCAGAAGGTGGGGTGTGAAAATACCAATCTCCGTTAATTTTTCAATCAAGTGATATAGCGAGCCGTACCGTTCGTCCGCTGCATAGCCGCGGTTTTCACTCGCTTCAAGATACAACCGGTTCAAGTACGTTGCTGTCGCAACAAACGTCCAGTTCGGTTCTTCTGCCTTCAACATGTCAAGTGCATGCATGGTTAAGAGTTCATAGACTTGATCCGCCTGTAACGTCTTCCCTTCGAGTGCCCGAATCGCGCGTTCTGTGTAACGCTCGACGTCGAGCTCCGAGTATGATGCTGTAATCTGACGGATGACCGTATATACATCTTCTATTGTCATTGCACCTTGATAGATGCGTGCTGTATTCAGTGGAGATGCCACTATGAACCACTCCCATTCTCTAACTTTAAAATAGGTTCCGTTGCCGTAAAAAATGCGCTAAACTAAAAAAAGACGCCCTACATATAGAAAGTGTTATTCAATCTTCACTCTATATATAGACGTTTCAGGCATTTTTAAACCTATTTATCTACAAGATATAGGTTATCACTAAATGCCGGAAAAATAAGCCCTTGCATTGAAATTCAGGTCAAACAAATTTGAAAAGGCGGACTACCGCCTTTTGAGATATATTGAGATAAGGAGTTTTAGTGATTATGAGTTCAAAAGAACTTTTAAAAAAATATGATCCATTTCACCTAGGAGAAGGAAATTATCCGACGGAAATGTCTGCTATACTAAGCTTACTGACGGTTCATGATCAAATAAGCCCGCTTGCGGAAGCAATCGGGAGCGTTTTTGAAGAATCATTTGATGAACGACCGGATCAGCAGGAATTGATTTTACTCGCAACGAACTTACTTTTATGTGAAGCTTCGTGTGAACTTTGAAAGGAGACTGATTATGCAAGTTGACTACACGCCTAACCCGAACTCAGTAAAAATCACCCTCGACGGAGACCGTTTCGGTGCCAAGAGCACCAGCGTCAAAAAAGGGGATACACCGGAAGATGCTTTGCTCGCATCACTCATCACGATTGACGGCATCGATAATCTATTTGCATACGGTGATTTCGTCACCGTCACAAAAGAAGCTGACGCTGAATGGAATGACTTACTTCCGACAATCGAAGAAAAAATGTAAATATCTCACAAGGACACCTGAATTTCAAGGGTGTCTTTGTTCTAAGGAGACGACTTAAATGCCGATGGTCTCAGTCATCATCCCCACATATAACAGATTGCGTGAGTTGCGCGAAGCACTGACCGCACTGACAAAACAAATCTATCAGGATTTTGAAGTCATCATCTTAAACAATAACGGCGAGCCGCTGACTCCTGTCCTGACTGACTTTCAGGACAAACTGACAATCACGTCAATCGATTTGCCGGAAAACCACCATGTCCGGGCACGAAATCACGGTGTCTCGTTAGCAACAGGAAAGTATATCCTTCTCCACGACGACGACGATTTATTGTTGCCTTCACATATCGAGGAAGTTGTCGGCGATCTTGAGGCCGGTGCGGACTTGACGTACGTCGATGCCGAACTGTTCACTTACGAGTGGCAACAGGACCGGCGTGTCGTAAAAACGACGGAACCTTTTGCTTATCCGTATGACCGGGAAGCGATGAAAGAGGATTCGACCTATATCCCGTCCGGTTCCCTCTATCGCAAGTCACTTCATGAAAAACTTGGTTTATTTGATGAAGACGTCTTCAACTATTGGGATTGGGACTGGATTTTGCGTGTCGGACAGGATCATCTCGTTCTGCACCCGGCCCGGGCAACCGTCCTGTATGCGTTTAATCCTGCGGGCAACCACCAATCGGCTAAGCAGGATGCGTCGCGTCGCGTCTATTTTGACCGACTCGTCGAAAAGCATCATCTCCCGACAACTGATATGAAAAATTTCCACATCGTACAAGAGGAACGTCGCTCCCGGCTACGCGAGACACGCCGGACGTTCCATGGCAACCTGACAGAAAGCGAGTGATGATTGTGTACACAGACAAACAACTAGAACTACTGGAATTATTGACGCAGAATGGACCGGTCGATCCTGTCTTAGCTGCTCAAATGCTTAATTTGACAGAGGAAGAGGTGTCATCTTCACTCGAGACGTTTAAACAAGACGGGGTCCTGCTCGGTTATACAGCCGTTATCGACTGGCAAAAAATCCATGCTCACCATGGCGTGACCGCTTTCATCGATGTCAAAGTGACACCGAAACGGGGACGCGGCTTTGATGAGGTCGCAGAACGCATCCACCGCTTCCCGGAAGTGACGTCACTCTATTTGATGTCAGGAGCATACGATTTACAAGTCGTCCTTGACGGAAAATCCCTGCAGGAAGTATCACAGTTCGTCTCAGAAAAATTATCGACACTCGATTCTGTCATTTCGACGACAACCCATTTCCGTCTCAAAACGTATAAACATGACGGCGTTTTATTCAGCCAGGATGACGGGGACAAACGATTGAAGGTGTCTCCATGAAACATTTATCTGAACGTGTCGAACGATTGGCCCCTTCCGGTATCCGGCGTTTTTTTGATTTAGCCGGTTCGATGGAAGATGTCATCTCGCTTGGTGTCGGCGAACCTGATTTTGTCACCCCCTGGAATGTCCGGGAAGCCAGTTTCGCTGCGCTCGAACAAGGTTATACGGCATACAGTGCCAATGCCGGATTAGTCGAATTACGCCAGGAGATCCGTTTGTACATGCAAGAAAAATTTTCGATTGACTATCAGGTCGCGGACGAAATCATCGTCACGACCGGTGCTTCGGAAGGACTCGATTTAGCCTTTCGGACGTTGATCAATCCGGGAGACGAAGTCATCGTCGTTGAACCGGCCTTCGTCTCGTATGCTCCATTGATTGAACTGGCAGGCGGTATTCCTGTCGCGGCAGCCTGTCGTGCAGAAGACGGATTTACGATTCAGCCGGAAACGATTGAAGCGGTCATCACAGACCGGACAAAAGCGATCATCTTTTGTTTCCCGTCCAATCCGACCGGTTCCGTCATGACACGCGATCAATTGGCCGATCTCGCGTTGCTTGCCAAGAAACATGATCTTTATGTCATCAGCGATGAAATCTACGCTGAACTTTCTTATGAAGACGAGCCGACTTGTTTTGCGACCCTTCCCGATATGCGGGAACGGACGATTGTCATCAACGGGTTTTCTAAAGCCTTTGCGATGACCGGTTGGCGGCTCGGTTTTACCTGTGCCCCGCCCGCTATCAGCCAGGCGATGCTGAAAGTTCATCAGTATGGCATGATGTGTGCCCCGACGCTCGTTCAGTTCGCCGGAATCGAAGCCTTACGTTCGCGTCATAAGACAGTTCCGGATATGGTCCGCAGTTACCGGCAACGGCGGAACTATTTCGTCAAAGCGTTAAATGACGCCGGACTGCCGACGCATTCACCGGGTGGGGCGTTCTATGCCTTCCCGTACATCGGCGGAACCGGTTTGACGAGTGAGGAATTCGCAGAGCAACTGTTGCTTGCGGAACGCGTCGCGGTCGTCCCCGGTTCTGTATTCGGTGCAAGTGGAGAAGGTTATGTCCGGGCCAGTTATGCCAGTTCGATCGAACAGCTCCAACAGGCGATTCACCGGATCAACCGTTTCATGCAACACTTGAATCAGAAACAGGTCGAACTATCGAATCCCTCACGATGATCTACACCAAAAGAAGCATCCATTCCAAATTGGGAAAGGATGCTTCTTTTTTAGTTACTCATCGACATGTAGGACGATAAACATCCGGTGGTCGTCTTCCGCATGATACGGCGATACCGGACCGAGTTGAGGGGCATAGACATCAATCCGGTACGGTGCTTCTTTAAACGACAGCGGTGTCTGTTCCTTAATGATTCGTCCGATTTCATCAGCCTGATCTTTGACGCTTCGTAAACTGTCAGTCCGCTCGATCGGAGCCTCGATGACGAATCCATCAATGCCTTCAATCCGGGCACAACGCAAGAACCGGCGTAACGACGGCAGTGACGCCCGAATATGCGCCTCGAGCGAGAGGCCGCTTTCATGGACGGGTGCACCCCAGAGACGTTCCGTATTGCCCGTTGCGCTTCGGAAGTGATCAATCGTCGCTTCTGTCACCGGATCACGTGTCAAAGCAAACCGTTTACGGTCACGATTCAGATTCTTCTCGTTTGTCCGGTCGATTTCTTTCAGGAGGTTGATTCCGAGGGGACGGGCCAACCGGAACAGTTCACGCTGGAGACGGGCGAGCGATGTCCCGATCGGAATGACGTCTTCCGTCTTTTTCGGCGGCTTGTCACCTTCATATCCGTTCATGACACGAGCGACCTGCCCCGTTTCATGAACAAGGCGGTAAAACGAACCTCGCACCTCGTCTTCGATCGTCCCGAGCTGTTGATGTTGCTGTGCCAAATCCGTCACGTATTGATTCGCAAGACAGGTCGAAATCATCAGGACATCGACCAGTTCCGCTTGAAACGACGACTCGTCTCCGGTTTCGAGCGCCTCCCCGACTTCACCGACCTCCTCAATCAAACGGGCTAATCCAGATAACGGGCGAAAATATCCTCCGAGCGCTCGAATCGTTTCATTAACCTTTTGTTGAAGAAGAATCATCTCCTGCATCGTCCTGCACCTCCGCCAGTCCCTTCACAAGCCGGTCTTCCGATTGTTCCTTAAATCGTTTCGTAAACTGTTGGTTCTTCCGCCATTCCCGAACAGCCAGTCCGCTCGCAACGGCGAGCGAGACGAGTAATCCCATTTCTTTTCGTTTCATCTGAATTCCTCCCCTTTTGAACGATACGTTCGTCTGACAAACATGATATGATGATGACATTCCATACATAGTAAGAGGTGTTGCTTATGTCGACTGAACGTTTGTGGCAATTAGCCCGTTTCATTGGCGTCATCCTTGCCATCTTTTTCACCGGTTGGCTGATCGTTCGCTTGTCTTCTTTCATGTACCCGTTCGTCTTTGCTTTTCTATTGGCTTTATTCAGTCGGCCGCTCGTCGACTTTTTCCAAAAACGACTTCGGATCAACCGCGGTTGGGGTGCTCTGCTGTCCATCATTTTAATGAGCGGTTTATTGATCGGCTCGCTCGTCTTGATCATCATGCAGTTGATTCGTGGACTTGTGTTTGTCGCCAATCAGCTGCCGGCACAAATCCAGGAGCTGAGTCTTTATTTCCAAAAACTCTACAACGAAAAGC
This region includes:
- a CDS encoding flavodoxin domain-containing protein yields the protein MKAAIVYASMSGNTEEVAELIAKACSEMQVEPTMIFADDVTTYQLVPYDIVYFGSYTWGDGQLPDEMRDCLKLVLKESPHAIPQAAVFGTGDKMFVKYCRAVDEMAYHLAKFGVPLAGELLKIEQSPRNRPHTVKEWTRRTLLQLQQEGAEQHGTTTKNQTA
- a CDS encoding iron-containing alcohol dehydrogenase translates to MENFEYRNPTKLIFGDGQVNKIKDELKALDAKKVMLVFGGGSIKRNGVYDDVTRELNAAGIEYVECDGVEPNPRIETAERGIKIAREAGVDALLALGGGSVIDCTKLIAAGIPYEGEAWDLVIGKATPETVIPFGTVLTLAATGSEMNSGSVITNWKTQEKYGWGSPLTFPTFSILDPKYTVSVPKDQTIYGIVDMMSHCLEQYFHTAHAPVQERMTEGVMKAVVEAAPKLVNDLENVELRGTILFAGTMALNGVLQMGARGDWASHNIEHAVSAVHDIPHAGGLAILFPNWMRHVLDESNAHRFVTLGENVFDVDTTGKSEMEAAHATIDAISAFWTSLGAPNRLADYDIKEETVDSIVKSAMTRGDFGNFKSLGNEDVRQIVTAAL
- a CDS encoding glycosyltransferase family 2 protein; this encodes MPMVSVIIPTYNRLRELREALTALTKQIYQDFEVIILNNNGEPLTPVLTDFQDKLTITSIDLPENHHVRARNHGVSLATGKYILLHDDDDLLLPSHIEEVVGDLEAGADLTYVDAELFTYEWQQDRRVVKTTEPFAYPYDREAMKEDSTYIPSGSLYRKSLHEKLGLFDEDVFNYWDWDWILRVGQDHLVLHPARATVLYAFNPAGNHQSAKQDASRRVYFDRLVEKHHLPTTDMKNFHIVQEERRSRLRETRRTFHGNLTESE
- a CDS encoding ribonucleoside-diphosphate reductase subunit alpha, which codes for MTIEDVYTVIRQITASYSELDVERYTERAIRALEGKTLQADQVYELLTMHALDMLKAEEPNWTFVATATYLNRLYLEASENRGYAADERYGSLYHLIEKLTEIGIFTPHLLETYSKEEVEELAASIDPSRDHLFTYIGLRTLSDRYLARDHVKKLYELPQERFMIIAMTLMQTEPKDRRIELVKESYWALSNLYMTVATPTLSNAGKSYGQLSSCFIDTVDDSLRGIYDSNTDVATLSKGGGGIGVYMGKIRSRGSDIKGFKGVSSGVIPWMKQLNNTAVSVDQLGMRQGSIAVYLDIWHKDILEFLDAKLNNGDERLRTHDLFTGVSLPDHFMRTVEARGDWYLFDPHEIRTVMGFSLEDSFDETEQGGSFTEKYTACVNEPRLSRTKVPAIDLVKRYMRSQLETGTPYMFFRDAVNRANPNKHAGMIYSSNLCSEIMQNMSPTTVTEEYTEDGKIIITKTPGDFVVCNLSSIALARAVRENVLERLIPIQMRMLDNVIDLNTIDVPQAQITNQKYRAVGLGTFGWHHLLALEGIRWESVEAVQYADRLYEKIAYLTIDASMQLAKEKGAYRLFEGSEWQTGEYIARRHYKTTAELNWDRLQADITEHGMRNAYLMAVAPNSSTAIIAGSTASIDPIYKKVYAEEKKNYKIPVTVPDLTPETNWFYKSAFEIDQLWSIRQNASRQRHIDQAISFNLYVKNSVKAKELLEMHMEAWQLGMKTIYYTRSTTVEIDECESCSS
- the yugI gene encoding S1 domain-containing post-transcriptional regulator GSP13; the protein is MANFEKDQVVTGKVTGIQNFGAFVALDEQTQGLVHISEISHDYVKDINDYVKVGDEVTVKVLDIDEANKKMKLSIKATQEAPKREARAKGPRKNTGRRDAGPAFKQEEAPGFNVLKGKLEEWIEKSNFQK
- a CDS encoding ribonucleotide-diphosphate reductase subunit beta — its product is MEQLQKIKLLDARHPNRATAIIGGETSSIVNWNDIAYPQFYSIYKQLLSNFWIPDEISMSKDMQQWNQLSEREQDAFKRIIGLLSILDSVQTRYILESAMFTSDASIHAILAIVAQQEVVHNQSYSYVLSSLVPLSEQNRIFDIAKDDDMVMKRNAFILDLYEDFQNDRTPENFAKSLVASIVLEGINFYSGFAFFYNLARHQKMVGTSTMISYIQRDELQHSYFISQLLRAVLTEHPQIDADGSFTKFVYATFERAVDLEIEWSEYVLRDLDGLDVSEMRDYVKYLANKRLRVIGLDDLYEGHDEDVMPWIRAYSDDSMNATKSDFFEQKSRSYAKVTDANGFDDL
- a CDS encoding DUF1871 family protein, encoding MSSKELLKKYDPFHLGEGNYPTEMSAILSLLTVHDQISPLAEAIGSVFEESFDERPDQQELILLATNLLLCEASCEL
- a CDS encoding NifU N-terminal domain-containing protein, which produces MQVDYTPNPNSVKITLDGDRFGAKSTSVKKGDTPEDALLASLITIDGIDNLFAYGDFVTVTKEADAEWNDLLPTIEEKM
- a CDS encoding glucose-6-phosphate isomerase: MTTVRFDYSKALQFVGQHEVDYMADTVKTLHGAIHNGTGAGSDFLGWVDLPTNYDKAEFEKIQAAAEKIKSDSDVLLVVGIGGSYLGARAAIEMLGHSFHNLLSKDERKAPQIIYAGHNISSTYLHDLFQVLEGKDVSVNIISKSGTTTEPAISFRLLKTFMEDKYGKAGAKDRIYATTDKARGALKTLADSEGYQTFVIPDDVGGRFSVLTPVGLLPIAAAGISIEDLMAGARDAQVQFSNENLAENEAYQYAVVRNALYAKGKTIELLVNYEPALHYVSEWWKQLYGESEGKDFKGIFPAAVDFSTDLHSMGQYVQEGRRDLFETVIKVGQARHTLTIEKDAQDLDGLNFLEGKSIQFVNDKAAEGTLLAHTDGQVPNLTVELPEMTPYHLGFLFYFFEKACAMSGYLLGVNPFDQPGVEAYKKNMFALLGKPGFEAEKAELEARLK
- a CDS encoding Lrp/AsnC family transcriptional regulator; its protein translation is MIVYTDKQLELLELLTQNGPVDPVLAAQMLNLTEEEVSSSLETFKQDGVLLGYTAVIDWQKIHAHHGVTAFIDVKVTPKRGRGFDEVAERIHRFPEVTSLYLMSGAYDLQVVLDGKSLQEVSQFVSEKLSTLDSVISTTTHFRLKTYKHDGVLFSQDDGDKRLKVSP